The Gordonia mangrovi genome includes the window GCGGGCGCGCTGATCGGACTCGCTGGGATGACGGTGGCCGTGCTGGCACCCGCCGCCGGCTGGGCGATCGCGGGCTGGACCATTTTCGGCATCGGGCTCGCCGGACTCATCCCGCAGATCTTCACCGCTGCGGGCAACCTCACTCAGGAGGCGAGCGGCCGGGCGATCTCGTTGGTCGTCGGGTGCGGATATCTGGGCATGCTGGCCGGCCCGGCGGTCGTCGGGTTCATCGGCAGCCGCAGCAGTCTGGGCGTCGGCCTGGTCGTGGCGATCGCCGCGCTGGTGTTCGCGGCGTGCGCGGCCGGCGTGGTTCGGCCGAGCGCGGATGCCGCAGATCGGCAATCGCGCGGCATGCCACACTAGAGAGGTGACTCGACCAACGAATCGGCAGCAGGCGGCAGCGGCCGCCCGTCAGCAGGCGGCAGCGGTAGCGATGTCGGGCGCGGTCGACCTGACCGCCCTCAAAGAACGTGCCGACGCGCAGCGGCAACAGGGTTCTCGACCGGCACCGTCGGCACCGCCGGCGGGTCCGGACGGTGCGCCGGCGGGTGCAAGCGGCGCCGGCTCGGGCGGTGGTGTCCTCGACGTCACCGAGGCCACCTTCGAAACCGAGGTGCTCGCGCGGTCTCAGCAGCAACTCGTGCTCGTCGATCTCTGGGCCGATTGGTGCGGACCGTGCAAGCAGCTGTCGCCGGTGCTGGAGAAGCTTGCGGGGCAGGCGCAGGGCGCGTGGGTGCTCGCCAAGATCGACGTCGACGCCAACCCGCGCATCGCGCAGGCCTTCCGTGCGCAGTCCATCCCGATGGTCGTCGCCATCGCCCAGGGACAGCCGGTGGCGGCGTTCAACGGTGTGCGGTCCGAGGCGGAGATCTCGCAGTGGGTGGGGGAGATTCTCTCGCAGCTCGCCGACGTGTTGCCCGGGGCGGCCCCGGCCGATGCCGAACCCGAGCAGGACGACCCCCGAATGGTGGCCGCCGAGGAGAAACTCAACGGTGGAGACTTCGCGGGCGCGCTGGCCGACTACCGGGCCATCGCCGAGGCCGAGCCGCAGAACGTGGAAGCCGCATCGGCCGCCAGCAACCTCGAATTCGTCCTGCGCGCGCAGGCCCACGATCCGGCCATCGTCGACACCGCCGCACCTGCCGACGTGGACGCCCAACTCGCGGCGGCCGATGTCTTGCTCCTCGGGCAGCAGCCCGAGGCGGCGTTCGACCGCATCATCAACGTGGTGAAGACC containing:
- a CDS encoding tetratricopeptide repeat protein, with product MTRPTNRQQAAAAARQQAAAVAMSGAVDLTALKERADAQRQQGSRPAPSAPPAGPDGAPAGASGAGSGGGVLDVTEATFETEVLARSQQQLVLVDLWADWCGPCKQLSPVLEKLAGQAQGAWVLAKIDVDANPRIAQAFRAQSIPMVVAIAQGQPVAAFNGVRSEAEISQWVGEILSQLADVLPGAAPADAEPEQDDPRMVAAEEKLNGGDFAGALADYRAIAEAEPQNVEAASAASNLEFVLRAQAHDPAIVDTAAPADVDAQLAAADVLLLGQQPEAAFDRIINVVKTSAGDDRTRARTRLLELFELFDPAEPFVVAARRKLATALY